The Phragmites australis chromosome 1, lpPhrAust1.1, whole genome shotgun sequence genomic interval TTTTGTAAAAACTACCTGGCTTACCACTGGCCTTACACCTCACCCTGACGCCTCGAGATATGAATGTCTTTCGTGATAATCttgttgatattttatttaccaCGAGAGAGTAGATTGTTTGGGAGAGAATATTTGTATagacaaaaaaatcaaatttgtaTAGACGATGTATCTtttactatttatttatatatttttgttttcataaATATTCTAGAAGTCCGATGGGTAAATATGGAACTCAAAACAGCTAAAGGCATTATATACCTTTAACATAAAAAACAATAATATAACTCACAAAATCCAAATTGCTAAATAGCTATCAATTCTTTTACCTCCAATTTTTTACAATACACATCTGAAAGCTGTTTTTCTCGACCGAAACAACCAGGGtcaaggacttaaaaaggtTCCCACGCCCAAATTGGCCTCGTTTTCCAATTCCCCCGCCCAAAAACCGGAAATCCCCACGTGGTTCGCCACCAGCCACGTCGCCGATCGCCGATCGGTCAGCCCCCGCGTCGAGCGGCGCACACGCCAGCCCCTCCACTTCTCTCGCGTCCCACCGCATGCTTTCCACGCCACGCCGGCGCACACCGCGGAGGAATCGCTCGCTAGTACGGTACGGATGGAAGCCAAGCCACCACGGCAGCTTCGATATCTTTCGCCGCCCAACTTATAAATACGCGCGCTCCACTTTGAACAGGGGCGAGACGCACGCAAGCGGCAAATCGCACAAACCAATTCGAACAAACGAGCGCCGAGAAAGCACAGAGAGCCGGGCACGAGGCATGGCAACAGAGGTCAGCGGCCGGTGGACACACGTCCGCACGCTGGGCCGCGGTGCGTCCGGCGCGGTGGTCTCGCTCGCCGCCGACGACGCCTCAGGCGCGCTCTTCGCCGTCAAGTCGGCATCCGCCGGCGCCGCGGAGCAGCTGCGGCGCGAGGGGGCCATCCTGTCCTCGCTCCGCTCCCCGCACGTCCTCCAGTGCCTCGGCttccgcgccggcgccgcggagTGCCAGCTGTACCTCGAGTTCGCGCCCGGCGGCTCGCTCGCCGACGTAGTGGCGAGGAGCGGCGGGCGGCTGGACGAGCGCGCCATCAGGGCCTACGCGGCGGACGTGGCGAGCGGTCTGGCGTACCTCCACGGGAGGTCGCTCGTGCACGGGGACGTCAAGGCGAGGAACGTCGTggtcggcgccggcggccgtgCCAAGCTCGCGGACTTCGGGTGCGCGAGGGCGGTGGGCTCCGCGGGCCCTTTCGGCGGCACGCCGGCGTTCATGGCGCCGGAGGTGGCGCGCGGGGAGGAGCAGGGCCCCGTGGCCGACGTCTGGGCGCTGGGATGCACCGTCGTTGAGATGGCCACCGGCCGCGCCCCGTGGAGCGACATGGACGACGTGCTCGCTGCGGTGCACCGGATTGGGTACACCGACGCCACGCCGGAGGTGCCCGGGTGGCTCTCCGCGGAGGCCAAGAACTTCCTATCCCAGTGCTTCGCAAGGAATCCACGCGACCGGTGCACGGCGGCACAGCTCTTGGAGCAGCCGTTCCTGGCGTCAACCGGCTGCGGCGTAAAGgcagaggaggtggcggcgaaATGGGTGTCTCCGAAGAGCACGCTGGATGCGGCACTCTGGGAGTCCGGCTCtga includes:
- the LOC133918705 gene encoding mitogen-activated protein kinase kinase kinase 18-like, with the protein product MATEVSGRWTHVRTLGRGASGAVVSLAADDASGALFAVKSASAGAAEQLRREGAILSSLRSPHVLQCLGFRAGAAECQLYLEFAPGGSLADVVARSGGRLDERAIRAYAADVASGLAYLHGRSLVHGDVKARNVVVGAGGRAKLADFGCARAVGSAGPFGGTPAFMAPEVARGEEQGPVADVWALGCTVVEMATGRAPWSDMDDVLAAVHRIGYTDATPEVPGWLSAEAKNFLSQCFARNPRDRCTAAQLLEQPFLASTGCGVKAEEVAAKWVSPKSTLDAALWESGSDEEEDDDMSDCPAWRIKALAGPCSALPDWDSDEGWIEVLDEQCEARNLAPTKEAAEEMAGEDECVLSEALETEAEPIDVDAEGGAPVRSVAVGLTAPSIEQQEKRCRPPVSPVDTSHNSEITKPFLRPNCLRLTLSSVLFARNDYLITIDSHEI